Proteins from one Aspergillus nidulans FGSC A4 chromosome VIII genomic window:
- a CDS encoding uncharacterized protein (transcript_id=CADANIAT00002081), producing the protein MSFSCATPLVRRGAAPRSCYTLVRLRKPTPRSTKAFSTSLRRDDTWGFIGLGQMGYNMAKNLHAKIPPSDILIIRDVNEESTARFVREARDTAKSSGASNVLPEVIVADNAREIAEKSNVIITSLPEPQHVKDVFYSMLRQGTLPALEKERIFIDTSTIDPASTKEIANAIHSTNQGRFVDAPVSGGVVGARAGTLSFMFGASSRTGELVERVKAILLLMGKKAWHMGGAGTGVSAKLANNYILAINNIATAEAMNLGMRCGLDPKALQDLVSASTGRCWPMDVNNPVPGVVEGAPASRDYEGGFGISLMNKDLRLALTAAKESGTPLALAEVARVVYNVVEAEHRGKDFSVVYKWMRDQSHPQ; encoded by the exons ATGAGCTTCTCGTGTGCCACTCCCCTCGTGCGCAGGGGTGCCGCTCCAAGGTCATGCTACACACTCGTCCGCCTTCGAAAACCAACACCGCGATCGACGAAGGCCTTTTCAACCAGTTTACGACGAGATGATACTTGGGGATTTATTGGACTGGGACAGATGG GATACAACATGGCCAAGAACCTCCACGCAAAGATCCCACCATCAGATATACTTATTATTCGGGATGTGAACGAGGAATCGACAGCACGATTTGTTCGAGAGGCTCGGGATACAGCCAAGAGCTCTGGCGCCAGCAATGTCCTGCCAGAAGTTATAGTTGCTGATAATGCAAGGGAAATCGCGGAGAAGTCG AATGTGATAATCACTAGTCTTCCGGAACCCCAGCACGTCAAGGATGTTTTTTATTCAATGCTTCGTCAAGGCACCCTACCCGCCCTAGAAAAAGAGCGAATTTTTATCGATACGTCGACAATCGATCCGGCTTCTACCAAGGAGATTGCGAATGCGATCCATTCGACTAATCAAGGGCGGTTTGTCGACGCACCCGTCTCAGGCGGAGTTGTGGGCGCTCGCGCTGGTACTCTATCTTTTATGTTTGGAGCATCCTCTCGAACAGGAGAGCTAGTGGAGCGAGTCAAAGCCATTCTGTTACTCATGGGCAAAAAGGCATGGCACATGGGCGGGGCTGGAACTGGCGTCTCAGCGAAACTCGCTAACAACTACATTTTAGCGATCAATAACATCGCGACGGCGGAGGCTATGAACCTGGGAATGCGCTGCGGACTTGACCCCAAAGCTCTGCAAGATTTGGTTAGCGCGTCCACCGGCAGATGCTGGCCGATGGATGTCAACAATCCCGTTCCCGGCGTTGTGGAGGGTGCGCCAGCCTCCCGTGATTACGAGGGCGGGTTTGGCATTAGTCTCATGAATAAGGACTTACGACTAGCCCTCACAGCTGCGAAGGAGTCTGGTACTCCTTTGGCGCTGGCTGAGGTGGCTCGCGTTGTATATAACGTGGTGGAAGCTGAACACCGTGGGAAAGACTTTTCTGTGGTGTATAAATGGATGCGGGACCAGTCACACCCACAATGA
- a CDS encoding putative cell morphogenesis protein (PAG1) (transcript_id=CADANIAT00002080) gives MPLVPDDPASTSHHNLSSPPERLVTRSTPSSTVHSRETSAVRGRALDPSALAPATLQPQSRRRGQSHSKSPETASVRPSPGNDAPLERRPSNSYGHHRQTSIVHGIQHSRNPSFAASTTSTSPLSPELIASLSRSGGAEQEMAGLGRLEYSDMHSNHQSSSTNGTANHNTQGMLSTIEDRDTDDVSEGASPLSVAHRRMNSTGKPWRERSHSRSHSRHAQAESKTVGEYALHHLFNSFVGQADNKINQAIMKLGESDTPVEDVCGPGTDSKFDQLISALGHIARQKPKPLIDTIMLWRKAKGDAVLGAKQAASQSKSPAENGLMMRRNTEPSQAAGDSGHSPNSLLSRHDDIVLTERRATVSVYLVCRVLIEIFNQSSLESITVDMADRLEDIVFGQLKTVDPDQITASPLRMANWRIYSQLLGIMSEEKFTSVTTRFLTELEKYQKEESLRGPSKEGDARTELLISGLKHVRIRTSPEKWPKSCDFMRSLARLFVNAHGQRIKQAYCSIFEKLLLPVAANPNCDLTLPKWKEFLDLVHSRLPHMLTKPRHWPAAFPLHVLLLCLSSKENFSSQWLSIIQSLPAKLKDRPTRGPALQAMCRLVWTYFFRYSDSPTVTLRKIDEVVKVALPAGKRTYLSTDPLVAEPLVQLIRMIGFKHPDVCFRTIIFPLINSDYFLSPGRDIKIEQMEPEKMVIGIQSFLAIIADLENCDQLCPPVPTGSIPNPFTDPTDTTSLFRPQNPIDPKLPGTTDAGQNSPCPVNTARLSDNIKAHYFRFCEILGKITLLCDNTFGGQAALDEKFGGSTPKTPITEAFSFGRRDDHLNALDQRQGFYDLLHVAVQALPRCLSDHTPFNSLINLLCTGTAHVQPHLAFSSAESLKAIARQSHAQQVTMGFARFIFNFDARYSTMSDEGMLGPGHIESTLRLYVELLQIWIEEIKQKTKGTIADSGEMNGTVSRALHLDLSSVLAQVEEVESHGLFFLCSQSRVVRSFAITVLRLITEFDSALGKENTRIIRILEADSQQILDVNDEHLTVAERSRIQKGKRRSASQNTLIELCSSEVSYDSTLWSKVFPNIIRISFETCPFAVTLGREIVCARLVQMHKAITALAESPQHPQYPPIDPAQARLLARNNTTAEIMIEQWKSYLVMACTTLNSVGAQSQSQLANAQHTRKSSKGSQSFDKIGSARSLFAFVIPLLSAERASIRNAIVVALGSINKYLYRILLESLQYAVTTCNEEAKIRIGTHHRTPSSPRRSRKTDRLRTEVTHVYKLTSKFLKEPEVYNDDWIVNNLVTYAKDLRIFLSDAGVQNDWEFQSLRFHYCGLMEELFEGVNRTKDPSRWIPFEARKSSFSLMEDWCGYSPNQAQISQREEHMRKLAIAQRQEAGGELRGATAATEIEKRNLRAAALGAMASLCAGPISITTESGSVLQFDVGRMLSWIEIIFNTVSDKWHAIGRRALKNLILHNKEHTYLLERSVEMCYVTERPKSLESYFEVVTEILIEHTDYPLGFWRILGAVLVTLGSPKREIRMKSAKLLRILEEREQKNSRLQDFDISISDKTTAVYKLAQFETSKRLAQQHADLAFTLFSEFSQHFKNLRPDSQRNLVAAILPWVQTMELQVDPNGGPTAKSYMLLANLFEITIRSSTILPNEVQALWQALATGPHGGNVQLVLDFVISLCLERKEQNFVEYAKQVVVFLSGTPAGSKVIEFFLMQVGPKNMVHERKDITPAPLDVKSLPYVADLATVLPVGNKQAGLSLGQVALIFLVDLMVAPVTLPLPDVVKLLHVVVILWDHYTLTVQEQAREMLVHLIHELIAAKIEDDEPAGSRQSIEDFVECIRRSDPKVVWEYEDSHDKEDGEDDSRVPSSMASVTHAVVDFFSLAYEGITDLWAKEALNWATSCPVRHLACRSFQVFRCISTSLDSRMLADMLARLSNTIADEEADYRTFSMEILTTLKIIISSRAPADLLRYPQLFWTTCACLNTIHETEFVESVGMLEKFLDRVDMSDPIVVGELVKGQPPKWEGGFDGIQNLVYKGLKSSQSLNRTLDILHRLSGLPNNELIGDGNRLLFAILANLSHFLRQFDPNIDDPKTLARATLLARVAEGEGCPRLAASLLGFANGQYKAENDFLSHIITEIRSYYYPQQDFQSLVFLMGLLTNATDWFRVKVMKIQCAVIPEVDMRRSDVASHGPDLISPLLRLLQTDLCPQALQVMDHIMTVSGNPMERHHIRMSMASSTSSRAIRKEYERIQSLYGIPEPTGWSIPMPAAQSAVTRHNVHAVFYTCAEVDRVDAQEPVPSEVEFHADDYNDNFFPMRADTMQSIETQTDGNIGDIVQKLDSLDDFFEDTESSHPTLDAVPDMSLRGFAGGYVDSNASIYDQQTAPILRKSLARTASTSSFHNGLVDSRPTNMRFDGVGYHTAGTSTPHLSTQTLRPVSHTRSVTSPVNHVFSQSSAGPQFSTPPTGVHEPTFFSDDEMEDGSFDFDGRLMVNKHPAHPLTSQSRSATDGSSSLESMIRSGMRRLTGSTAAGRDKERQREFVRAQHRAMAQTVDSPRVPKVPAEYLGGSPSHPSSPGQ, from the exons AATCCAGCACTCCCGAAATCCCAGCTTCGCCGCGTCGACCACGTCAACGAGTCCTTTGAGCCCCGAACTCATTGCGAGTCTTagccgcagcggcggcgctgAGCAGGAAATGGCTGGACTTGGGAGGCTGGAATACTCTGACATGCACTCAAACCATCAAAGCTCTTCAACGAACGGGACGGCGAACCACAATACACAGGGAATGCTGAGCACGATTGAAGACCGGGATACCGACGATGTGTCAGAAGGGGCTAGTCCGTTGAGTGTAGCTCACAGAAGGATGAACTCTACCGGAAAGCCGTGGCGAGAGCGTTCCCACAGTCGTTCGCACTCCAGACACGCGCAGGCAGAGTCGAAGACTGTTGGTGAATACGCACTGCATCATCTGTTCAATTCT TTTGTCGGTCAAGCGGACAATAAGATAAACCAGGCTATCATGAAACTGGGCGAATCGGATACTCCAGTGGAGGATGTTTGCGGCCCAGGAACGGACTCGAAGTTCGATCAATTGATTTCAGCACTGGGTCATATTGCTCGCCAAAAACCCAAGCCACTGATTGATACGATCATGCTTTGGAGGAAAGCCAAAGGTGATGCTGTCCTTGGAGCTAAACAAGCGGCCAGTCAA TCAAAATCGCCCGCTGAGAATGGCTTAATGATGCGGCGAAATACGGAGCCGAGCCAGGCGGCTGGCGATTCAGGCCATTCACCGAATTCGCTCCTTTCCCGGCACGATGATATTGTTTTGACCGAGCGACGAGCGACCGTTTCGGTTTATCTAGTGTGCAGGGTTTTGATAGAAATATTCAATCAGAGCAGTCTCGAATCTATAACAGTCGACATGGCGGACCGGCTAGAAGACATAGTGTTCGGCCAACTGAAGACAGTTGACCCCGACCAGATTACTGCCTCGCCACTCCGGATGGCTAACTGGAGAATCTACTCACAGCTGCTTGGTATCATGAGCGAAGAGAAATTCACAAGCGTTACGACTAGGTTTTTAACGGAGCTTGAGAAATatcagaaggaagaaagtTTACGAGGACCATCTAAGGAGGGAGATGCCAGAACAGAGCTTTTGATTTCGGGCTTGAAGCACGTCCGCATCAGGACGAGCCCTGAGAAATGGCCGAAATCGTGCGATTTCATGAGGTCGTTGGCCCGCTTATTTGTCAACGCTCATGGCCAGCGCATCAAGCAGGCGTATTGCAGTATATTCGAGAAACTGCTTCTTCCGGTAGCAGCCAACCCGAACTGCGATCTGACACTTCCCAAGTGGAAGGAGTTTCTCGACTTGGTACACTCACGTCTTCCGCATATGTTGACCAAACCCAGGCATTGGCCTGCAGCTTTTCCACTCCATGTTTTACTTCTCTGTTTATCGTCCAAGGAGAACTTCTCTTCTCAATGGCTGTCAATCATCCAATCCCTTCCCGCTAAACTCAAAGATCGACCTACAAGAGGACCAGCTCTTCAGGCGATGTGTCGCTTGGTGTGGACCTACTTCTTCCGTTATTCAGATTCTCCCACCGTGACCCTCCGCAAGATCGATGAGGTAGTCAAGGTAGCACTGCCGGCAGGGAAGAGGACATACCTCAGTACCGACCCATTAGTGGCTGAGCCTTTGGTTCAGTTGATACGAATGATTGGGTTTAAGCATCCTGATGTTTGTTTCCGAACCATCATTTTTCCTTTGATCAATTCGGACTACTTCTTGTCCCCTGGAAGGGACATAAAAATCGAGCAAATGGAACCAGAGAAGATGGTGATTGGTATCCAGTCATTCCTTGCAATCATTGCGGACCTGGAGAACTGTGACCAGCTATGCCCCCCTGTTCCTACCGGCTCGATCCCCAACCCGTTTACCGACCCTACTGATACAACGTCCCTGTTTCGACCGCAGAACCCTATAGACCCGAAGCTTCCCGGTACCACTGACGCGGGTCAAAATTCGCCCTGTCCTGTTAATACCGCACGACTCAGCGATAACATCAAGGCTCATTATTTCCGCTTCTGCGAGATATTGGGTAAGATCACACTACTGTGCGATAATACTTTTGGTGGCCAAGCTGCCTTGGATGAAAAGTTCGGTGGAAGTACGCCCAAGACGCCTATTACAGAAGCTTTCAGTTTTGGGCGACGAGATGATCATCTCAACGCCTTGGACCAGAGGCAAGGATTTTATGACCTGCTTCATGTGGCCGTTCAAGCACTTCCCCGTTGCTTATCTGACCACACACCATTTAATTCACTGATCAATTTGTTGTGTACAGGCACTGCTCATGTTCAGCCTCaccttgccttttcttctgctgagTCCCTGAAAGCGATTGCGCGCCAGTCTCATGCACAGCAAGTCACGATGGGATTCGCTAGATTCATCTTCAACTTTGATGCCAGATATTCTACAATGTCCGACGAAGGGATGCTTGGACCGGGCCACATCGAGTCGACTCTGAGACTCTATGTTGAGCTATTACAAATCTGGATTGAGGAAATCAAGCAGAAAACTAAGGGTACTATTGCGGATTCAGGTGAAATGAACGGCACAGTAAGCCGCGCGCTACACCTTGATCTGTCCAGCGTTTTAGCGCAAGTCGAGGAAGTCGAATCTCACGGCTTATTCTTCTTATGCTCTCAGTCACGGGTGGTGCGATCCTTCGCTATTACTGTGCTTCGACTTATAACAGAGTTTGACAGTGCTCTCGGCAAAGAGAACACCAGAATAATCAGGATACTTGAGGCTGACTCTCAGCAAATTCTGGATGTCAACGACGAGCATCTAACGGTCGCCGAAAGGAGCCGTATTCAAAAAGGAAAACGACGGAGTGCCTCCCAAAATACTCTAATAGAGCTTTGCAGCAGCGAGGTTTCATACGATTCGACTTTATGGTCTAAGGTGTTTCCCAACATTATCCGCATAAGTTTTGAGACTTGCCCTTTCGCTGTCACACTAGGGCGGGAAATTGTCTGCGCAAGGCTCGTTCAGATGCACAAAGCTATCACCGCCTTGGCAGAATCTCCGCAGCACCCTCAGTATCCTCCCATCGACCCTGCGCAAGCTCGCTTGCTGGCTAGGAATAACACGACTGCGGAAATCATGATTGAACAGTGGAAATCATACTTGGTTATGGCTTGTACAACACTCAATAGCGTTGGTGCACAGTCCCAAAGTCAACTGGCCAACGCCCAGCATACCAGGAAATCATCAAAGGGGTCACAGTCGTTCGACAAGATCGGGTCCGCTAGAAGCCTCTTTGCGTTTGTGATACCGTTGCTTTCCGCCGAACGTGCGTCCATTAGGAATGCAATAGTGGTTGCTTTGGGATCCATCAATAAATACCTTTATCGAATACTCCTCGAGTCGCTGCAGTACGCTGTTACGACTtgcaatgaagaagccaagatTCGAATTGGGACACATCATCGAACACCAAGTAGCCCCCGACGAAGCCGAAAGACGGACAGGTTACGAACAGAGGTAACGCATGTGTACAAACTAACGTCTAAATTTCTGAAGGAACCCGAAGTCTACAATGATGACTGGATCGTTAACAATCTCGTGACCTATGCCAAGGACCTACGAATATTCCTCAGCGACGCGGGTGTTCAAAACGATTGGGAATTTCAAAGCTTGCGCTTCCACTATTGTGGACTAATGGAAGAACTGTTCGAGGGTGTCAACCGTACGAAAGACCCGTCACGGTGGATTCCGTTTGAGGCACGCAAATCTTCCTTTTCCCTGATGGAAGACTGGTGCGGTTATTCCCCGAACCAAGCTCAAATCTCCCAACGGGAGGAGCATATGCGGAAGCTTGCCATTGCTCAGCGTCAGGAGGCAGGCGGGGAACTACGAGGTGCCACTGCAGCCACAGAAATTGAGAAGCGAAACCTCAGGGCAGCCGCTCTTGGTGCAATGGCATCCCTTTGT GCGGGCCCAATAAGTATTACTACAGAGAGCGGCTCAGTGCTCCAATTTGATGTCGGACGGATGCTGTCATGGATTGAGATCATCTTCAACACTGTCAGTGATAAATGGCATGCAATCGGTCGACGTGCGCTGAAAAATTTGATCCTCCACAACAAAGAACACACTTACCTGCTGGAGCGGTCGGTTGAGATGTGCTATGTGACAGAGCGGCCCAAGTCCCTTGAGAGCTACTTTGAAGTAGTTACCGAGATTTTGATTGAACACACCGACTATCCGTTGGGCTTCTGGAGAATTCTGGGCGCTGTCCTAGTCACTCTGGGCAGCCCTAAGCGAGAAATCAGAATGAAATCGGCCAAGCTCCTTCGAATCCTTGAGGAGCGtgagcagaagaactccCGGTTACAAGATTTTGATATTAGTATATCCGACAAGACAACCGCGGTCTACAAGCTGGCCCAGTTCGAAACATCGAAACGTCTTGCCCAGCAGCATGCTGACCTGGCATTTACACTCTTCTCAGAGTTTTCCCAGCATTTCAAGAACTTGCGGCCTGACAGTCAGCGAAACTTGGTGGCGGCAATTCTCCCTTGGGTACAGACAATGGAACTGCAGGTTGATCCCAACGGTGGCCCCACAGCCAAGTCCTACATGCTCCTTGCCAACCTCTTCGAGATTACCATCCGGTCAAGTACGATACTCCCGAATGAGGTCCAAGCTTTATGGCAGGCGCTTGCCACAGGGCCTCATGGAGGAAATGTGCAGTTGGTGCTGGACTTCGTTATCAGCCTATGCCTCGAACGTAAAGAACAAAACTTTGTGGAGTATGCGAAGCAAGTGGTTGTATTTCTGTCAGGGACGCCTGCAGGTTCGAAGGTGATCGAGTTCTTTTTGATGCAAGTTGGTCCCAAGAACATGGTCCATGAACGAAAAGACATTACGCCGGCACCGCTAGACGTGAAGAGTTTACCATACGTTGCGGACCTCGCAACTGTGCTCCCTGTTGGTAACAAGCAAGCCGGGTTGTCCCTTGGTCAGGTTGCTCTTATTTTCCTTGTCGACCTCATGGTTGCTCCAGTCACCCTTCCACTTCCGGATGTCGTGAAGCTGTTGCATGTTGTCGTTATTCTTTGGGACCACTATACTCTTACTGTGCAAGAGCAGGCTAGAGAGATGCTTGTTCATCTCATTCACGAGCTCATTGCCGCCAagatcgaagatgatgaacccGCAGGGAGCCGGCAATCTATCGAGGACTTTGTGGAGTGCATTCGCAGAAGCGACCCTAAAGTAGTTTGGGAGTATGAGGACAGTCACGATaaagaggatggcgaggatgacagcCGTGTCCCATCTTCAATGGCTAGCGTTACTCACGCCGTTGTTGATTTTTTCAGTCTTGCTTACGAGGGAATCACCGATCTatgggcaaaagaagcaTTGAACTGGGCGACTTCATGCCCAGTACGGCATCTCGCCTGCCGTTCTTTCCAAGTTTTCCGCTGCATTTCGACAAGCTTGGACTCCAGAATGCTTGCTGACATGCTGGCTCGACTCTCAAATACAAttgcggacgaggaggcaGATTATAGAACTTTCTCTATGGAAATTCTCACGACGCTCAAAATCATCATTAGTTCTCGAGCACCTGCAGACCTGCTGCGATATCCGCAGCTTTTCTGGACGACATGTGCCTGTCTGAACACTATCCACGAGACGGAGTTTGTTGAGAGTGTTGGCATGCTAGAGAAGTTTTTGGACAGGGTCGACATGAGTGACCCGATCGTAGTCGGGGAGCTTGTCAAGGGCCAGCCACCGAAGTGGGAGGGCGGTTTTGATGGCATCCAGAACTTGGTCTACAAAGGGCTAAAAAGTTCTCAATCGCTCAACCGCACGCTGGATATTTTACATCGCTTGAGCGGCCTTCCCAACAATGAGCTCATTGGCGACGGCAACCGGCTTTTGTTTGCTATCCTGGCCAATCTATCCCATTTCCTTCGCCAGTTCGATCCAAACATCGATGATCCAAAAACACTCGCCCGTGCCACGTTATTGGCGCGCGTGGCCGAGGGTGAGGGATGCCCGCGTCTTGCAGCTTCTCTCCTTGGCTTCGCCAATGGGCAGTACAAGGCGGAGAATGATTTCTTAAGTCACATCATCACCGAAATACGATCCTATTACTATCCCCAACAGGATTTTCAAAGCCTAGTCTTCCTCATGGGCTTGCTCACGAACGCGACAGATTGGTTCCGTGTTAAGGTCATGAAAATACAGTGTGCAGTGATTCCCGAAGTTGACATGCGGCGATCTGATGTGGCAAGTCATGGCCCTGATTTGATATCGCCCCTTTTACGCCTTCTACAGACCGATCTTTGCCCTCAAGCTCTGCAAGTTATGGACCATATCATGACCGTTTCGGGCAATCCTATGGAGCGCCATCATATTCGGATGAGCATGGCTTCATCGACTTCATCGAGGGCAATCCGGAAAGAATACGAGCGAATCCAGAGTCTTTACGGGATCCCAGAACCTACGGGGTGGTCTATCCCGATGCCGGCGGCCCAGTCAGCTGTTACACGACATAATGTCCACGCGGTATTCTACACATGTGCTGAAGTTGATCGGGTAGATGCGCAGGAACCTGTACCGTCCGAGGTTGAGTTCCACGCTGACGATTACAATGACAATTTTTTCCCAATGCGAGCCGATACGATGCAATCGATTGAGACGCAGACGGATGGCAACATTGGGGATATTGTGCAGAAACTGGATAGTCTGGACGACTTCTTCGAGGACACAGAATCATCCCATCCGACGCTTGATGCTGTGCCTGATATGTCATTACGTGGTTTCGCAGGCGGTTACGTGGATTCCAACGCAAGTATCTATGACCAGCAAACCGCCCCGATACTGCGAAAGTCGCTCGCGCGGACagcctcaacatcctcaTTTCATAATGGTCTCGTTGACTCTCGCCCTACAAATATGCGCTTTGACGGTGTTGGCTATCATACCGCCGGCACATCGACACCTCATCTATCCACCCAAACGCTACGTCCAGTATCTCATACACGTTCTGTGACCTCACCGGTCAATCACGTCTTTTCTCAAAGCTCGGCTGGTCCGCAGTTCTCTACTCCACCCACTGGAGTTCATGAGCCCACCTTTTTCTCTGACGATGAAATGGAGGATGGCTCATTCGACTTTGATGGACGCCTAATGGTGAACAAGCACCCTGCGCACCCTTTGACCAGCCAATCACGCAGCGCAACGGACGGCTCGTCGTCGCTCGAATCGATGATCCGAAGTGGCATGAGACGACTCACCGGAAGCACAGCAGCTGGTCGAGATAAAGAGCGGCAGCGTGAATTTGTCCGAGCTCAGCACCGAGCGATGGCTCAGACTGTGGATTCACCACGTGTGCCGAAGGTGCCGGCGGAATACCTTGGAGGATCTCCAAGTCATCCAAGTTCACCGGGCCAGTAA